From one Conexibacter woesei Iso977N genomic stretch:
- a CDS encoding alpha/beta fold hydrolase, with translation MKRTNILSTDAEEATIVLVHGALTDASVWHGVAARLQAAGHAVAAPALPLRDLDGDAEYLAAQLERLGPVVLVGHSWAGAVISHPAIADTGAVAALVFVAAFQPDEGEAAGALNERFPGTQLIPENLVVVPIPGGGDDLTLRPERFAEVYAADVEPGHAAVLAVSQRPIEPAALGTPLPGTPSWRGLPSWAVVTTEDRSLPPAILRFMAERAGSRVVEVDASHAVPVSRPDIVAGVIAEATRSVAAVAAAQEA, from the coding sequence ATGAAGAGAACGAACATTCTGTCTACCGACGCTGAAGAGGCGACGATCGTCCTGGTCCACGGGGCGCTGACCGACGCGTCCGTCTGGCACGGGGTGGCCGCGCGCCTCCAGGCGGCGGGCCACGCCGTGGCGGCGCCCGCGCTCCCGCTGCGCGACCTCGACGGCGACGCGGAGTACCTCGCCGCGCAGCTCGAGCGCCTCGGGCCGGTCGTGCTCGTCGGCCACTCGTGGGCCGGCGCGGTGATCTCGCACCCGGCGATCGCCGACACCGGCGCCGTCGCGGCGCTGGTCTTCGTCGCCGCGTTCCAGCCCGACGAGGGCGAGGCTGCGGGCGCGCTCAACGAGCGCTTCCCGGGCACGCAGCTGATCCCCGAGAACCTCGTCGTCGTGCCGATCCCCGGCGGCGGCGACGACCTGACGCTGCGCCCGGAGCGCTTCGCCGAGGTCTACGCGGCCGACGTCGAGCCCGGGCACGCCGCGGTGCTGGCGGTCAGCCAGCGCCCGATCGAGCCGGCCGCGCTCGGCACGCCGCTGCCCGGCACGCCGAGCTGGCGCGGCCTGCCCTCGTGGGCGGTCGTGACCACCGAGGACCGCTCGCTGCCGCCGGCGATCCTGCGCTTCATGGCCGAGCGCGCGGGCTCGCGCGTCGTCGAGGTCGACGCGTCGCACGCCGTGCCGGTCTCCCGTCCCGACATCGTGGCCGGCGTGATCGCCGAGGCCACCCGATCCGTCGCGGCCGTCGCCGCGGCACAGGAGGCGTAG
- a CDS encoding RNA polymerase sigma factor — translation MRPLPSPQDAAATDAEILAASLHEPSAFAAVFDRHFPAIHGWMRRRVGASLADDLAAETFTRAFDARDRFDPGRADARPWLFGIAAHLVADHRRAEVRRLRAIARTDPGELIAEDQEAATLARADAATLGPALAAALAGLRSQERDALLLAAWADLDYEQIAQATGVPVGTVRSRLHRARRHLRAALATTIDGSET, via the coding sequence ATGCGTCCCTTGCCTTCGCCGCAGGACGCCGCGGCCACCGACGCGGAGATCCTCGCTGCCTCGCTGCACGAGCCCTCCGCCTTCGCCGCGGTCTTCGACCGCCACTTCCCGGCGATCCACGGCTGGATGCGGCGCCGCGTCGGCGCGTCGCTCGCCGACGACCTCGCCGCCGAGACGTTCACGCGCGCGTTCGACGCCCGCGACCGCTTCGACCCCGGCCGCGCCGACGCGCGCCCGTGGCTGTTCGGGATCGCCGCCCACCTCGTCGCCGACCACCGCCGCGCCGAGGTCCGGCGCCTGCGCGCGATCGCGCGCACCGATCCCGGCGAGCTGATCGCCGAGGACCAGGAGGCCGCCACGCTCGCGCGCGCCGACGCCGCGACGCTCGGCCCCGCGCTGGCCGCGGCGCTCGCCGGGCTGCGCAGCCAGGAGCGCGACGCGCTGCTGCTCGCCGCCTGGGCCGACCTCGACTACGAGCAGATCGCGCAGGCCACCGGCGTCCCGGTCGGCACCGTGCGCTCCCGCCTGCACCGCGCGCGGCGGCACCTGCGCGCCGCCCTGGCCACCACGATCGACGGAAGCGAGACATGA
- a CDS encoding ferredoxin reductase, whose translation MAERGAQPQVPRVHRRALRALGAFFTPLLPDDYLEQINPMWTTRELRGRIEEISPEADDAVTVTIKPSWRWPGHRPGQYLRIGLVIDGRHHWRAYSLTSDPERDDGRIAITPKLVESGIVSPYLLQKAGPGTIVRLGGVEGTFVLPDPVPDKLLFITAGSGVTPVMGMLRALKRQGALRDVVHLHSARTDTGTIFGAELRALDTDTDNNYRLHLQLTGSDGRLTPDHLDDLCPDWRDREAFVCGPTALIEALRERWERDADPERLHLEHFAPVAGVGEGERGEGGSIKFLDSDLTAQSDGSQPILEAGEEAGATLPFGCRMGICHTCVGKLCSGRVRDLRTGAVSGVPGETVRTCVNAPEGDVEIYL comes from the coding sequence ATGGCCGAGCGCGGAGCGCAGCCGCAGGTCCCCAGGGTCCACCGGCGGGCTCTTCGAGCGCTGGGCGCGTTCTTCACGCCGCTGCTGCCCGACGACTACCTCGAGCAGATCAACCCGATGTGGACCACGCGCGAGCTGCGCGGCCGGATCGAGGAGATCTCCCCCGAGGCCGACGACGCGGTCACGGTCACGATCAAGCCGAGCTGGCGCTGGCCGGGGCACCGCCCGGGTCAGTACCTGCGCATCGGCCTGGTCATCGACGGCCGCCACCACTGGCGCGCGTACTCGCTGACCTCCGACCCCGAACGCGACGACGGGCGGATCGCGATCACGCCCAAGCTCGTCGAGTCCGGGATCGTCTCGCCCTACCTCCTCCAGAAGGCCGGCCCCGGGACGATCGTCCGTCTCGGCGGCGTCGAGGGCACGTTCGTCCTCCCGGACCCGGTCCCGGACAAGCTCCTGTTCATCACCGCCGGCAGCGGCGTCACGCCGGTCATGGGCATGCTCCGGGCGCTCAAGCGTCAGGGCGCGCTGCGCGACGTCGTCCACCTGCACTCCGCCCGGACCGACACCGGCACGATCTTCGGCGCCGAGCTGCGCGCGCTGGACACCGACACGGACAACAACTACCGCCTGCACCTGCAGCTCACCGGCAGCGACGGCCGCCTGACCCCGGACCACCTCGACGACCTCTGCCCCGACTGGCGCGACCGCGAGGCGTTCGTGTGCGGTCCGACCGCGCTGATCGAGGCGCTGCGCGAGCGCTGGGAGCGCGACGCCGACCCGGAGCGCCTGCACCTCGAGCACTTCGCCCCGGTCGCGGGCGTCGGCGAGGGCGAGCGCGGCGAGGGCGGGTCGATCAAGTTCCTCGACAGCGACCTCACCGCGCAGAGCGACGGCTCGCAGCCGATCCTCGAGGCGGGCGAGGAGGCCGGCGCCACGCTGCCGTTCGGCTGCCGCATGGGGATCTGCCACACCTGCGTCGGGAAGCTGTGCAGCGGCCGCGTGCGCGACCTGCGCACCGGCGCGGTCTCCGGCGTCCCGGGCGAGACCGTCCGCACCTGCGTCAACGCGCCCGAGGGCGACGTCGAGATCTACCTCTGA
- a CDS encoding RNA polymerase sigma factor → MQFQALPDDALMKMARREPEAFAVVYRRHADVVLSYLLRRTGSIELASDLTAEVFAAALVSSRQYKAGPYPLRAWLFAIANHKMYDAWRRQRSERSARERLGMRELAFTEDEYEAAEQRIDAERQGDELWSLVADLPPDQREAVLGRVVDDQDYAELAGEIGHTQQTLRQRVSRGLASLGRGLREGTSR, encoded by the coding sequence ATGCAGTTCCAGGCACTGCCAGACGATGCGTTGATGAAGATGGCGCGGCGCGAGCCGGAGGCGTTCGCCGTCGTGTACCGGCGGCATGCCGATGTCGTGCTGTCGTACCTGCTGCGGCGGACGGGAAGCATCGAGCTGGCGAGCGATCTGACGGCCGAGGTGTTCGCCGCGGCGCTGGTGAGCTCGCGTCAGTACAAGGCTGGGCCGTATCCGCTGCGGGCGTGGCTGTTCGCGATCGCCAACCACAAGATGTACGACGCGTGGCGTCGTCAACGCTCCGAGCGGTCGGCGCGGGAGCGGCTCGGCATGCGGGAGCTCGCCTTCACCGAGGACGAGTACGAGGCCGCGGAGCAGCGAATCGACGCAGAACGCCAAGGCGATGAGCTGTGGTCGCTCGTCGCCGACCTGCCGCCCGACCAGCGAGAAGCGGTGCTCGGCCGCGTGGTCGACGACCAGGACTACGCGGAGCTCGCCGGCGAGATCGGCCACACCCAGCAAACCCTGCGCCAGCGCGTGAGCCGGGGGCTCGCGTCGCTCGGGCGCGGACTACGAGAAGGGACCTCCCGATGA
- a CDS encoding carbonic anhydrase, producing the protein MSHSNFSELLERNAAFAASGVQEDVPAIPFIPFKQVYLITCIDPRVEPAAVLGARLGEAIVARNIGGRVTPALIHDLAWVVHLHANKTPDADWFEIAVMHHTDCGSALLADDELRHGFLGRGGYDDEELRALAVLDPYRSVHEDVERLRAAPELSPGIEHINIGGYAYDLETGVVTTVIEPGAPGA; encoded by the coding sequence ATGTCGCACTCGAACTTCTCGGAGCTGCTGGAGCGCAACGCGGCCTTCGCCGCGTCCGGCGTGCAGGAGGACGTCCCGGCGATCCCGTTCATCCCGTTCAAGCAGGTCTACCTGATCACCTGCATCGACCCGCGCGTCGAGCCCGCCGCGGTCCTCGGCGCGAGGCTCGGCGAGGCGATCGTCGCCCGCAACATCGGCGGCCGCGTGACGCCCGCGCTCATCCACGACCTCGCGTGGGTCGTGCACCTGCACGCGAACAAGACGCCGGACGCGGACTGGTTCGAGATCGCCGTGATGCACCACACCGACTGCGGCTCGGCGCTGCTCGCCGACGACGAGCTGCGCCACGGGTTCCTCGGTCGCGGCGGCTACGACGACGAGGAGCTGCGGGCGCTGGCGGTGCTCGACCCCTACAGGTCGGTCCACGAGGACGTCGAGCGCCTGCGCGCGGCGCCCGAGCTGTCGCCCGGGATCGAGCACATCAACATCGGTGGCTACGCCTATGACTTGGAGACCGGCGTCGTCACGACCGTGATCGAGCCCGGCGCGCCCGGCGCCTGA
- a CDS encoding fatty acid desaturase family protein, producing the protein MTPETLIESPLARLSEEEIDALAREFDAIHDEVFAELGTRDRDYITAIIGMHRRLVVGSRVVLVGSSFAPAWVLGMSMLSLAKILENMEIGHNVMHGQWDWMNDPHIHSSTWDWDTASTAEAWKHSHNYEHHTYTNIRGKDRDLGYEIMRIDPHQKWYPFYLAQPLYNIVLAMFFEWGVALHDLNFDAIRKGKKSKSQLKRELKGMAGKARAQFAKDYLAFPALSAAIAGGTRYATERRRNNRGAALAAAGAAARKTFRSTAKANATANVVRNMWSYAIIFCGHFPDQTYTFSPDEVEGESRGGFYVRQLLGAANIEGSPLFHVISGNLGYQVEHHLYPDMPSTRYGEIAPQVKDICRRYGLPYNSGSFAQQLGGVQRTILRLAFPGGTPRPKPGPYGGTDTEPAPGAPKYTEAVENVHAR; encoded by the coding sequence GTGACCCCCGAAACGCTCATCGAAAGCCCGCTGGCCCGCCTCTCCGAGGAGGAGATCGACGCGCTGGCCCGCGAGTTCGACGCCATCCACGACGAGGTCTTCGCCGAGCTCGGCACGCGTGACCGCGACTACATCACCGCGATCATCGGCATGCATCGCCGGCTGGTCGTCGGCAGCCGCGTCGTGCTCGTCGGCTCGAGCTTCGCGCCCGCGTGGGTGTTGGGGATGTCGATGCTCAGCCTGGCCAAGATCCTGGAGAACATGGAGATCGGCCACAACGTGATGCACGGTCAGTGGGACTGGATGAACGACCCGCACATCCACTCCTCGACCTGGGACTGGGACACCGCGTCGACCGCCGAGGCCTGGAAGCACTCGCACAACTACGAGCACCACACGTACACCAACATCCGTGGCAAGGACCGCGACCTCGGCTACGAGATCATGCGGATCGACCCGCACCAGAAGTGGTATCCGTTCTACCTGGCGCAGCCGCTCTACAACATCGTGCTGGCGATGTTCTTCGAATGGGGCGTCGCGCTGCACGATCTGAACTTCGACGCGATCCGCAAGGGCAAGAAGTCCAAGTCCCAGCTCAAGCGCGAGCTCAAGGGCATGGCCGGCAAGGCGCGCGCGCAGTTCGCCAAGGACTACCTCGCGTTCCCGGCGCTCAGCGCCGCGATCGCCGGCGGCACGCGCTACGCGACCGAGCGCCGCAGGAACAACCGCGGCGCGGCCCTCGCGGCCGCTGGCGCCGCGGCGCGCAAGACGTTCCGCTCGACCGCGAAGGCCAACGCCACCGCCAACGTCGTCCGCAACATGTGGTCCTACGCGATCATCTTCTGCGGGCACTTCCCGGACCAGACCTACACCTTCAGCCCCGACGAGGTCGAGGGCGAGTCGCGCGGCGGCTTCTACGTCCGCCAGCTGCTCGGCGCCGCCAACATCGAGGGCTCGCCGCTGTTCCACGTCATCAGCGGCAACCTCGGCTACCAGGTCGAGCACCACCTCTACCCGGACATGCCGAGCACCCGCTACGGCGAGATCGCGCCGCAGGTCAAGGACATCTGCCGGCGCTACGGGCTCCCCTACAACTCGGGGTCGTTCGCCCAGCAGCTCGGCGGCGTCCAGCGCACGATCCTGCGCCTCGCCTTCCCCGGCGGGACACCGCGGCCCAAGCCCGGCCCCTACGGCGGCACCGACACCGAGCCGGCCCCCGGCGCCCCCAAGTACACTGAAGCGGTAGAGAACGTCCACGCGCGCTGA
- a CDS encoding 3-keto-5-aminohexanoate cleavage protein translates to MLIQVAMNGDRSRSEHPAIPITPAELAADAAACWAAGARSVHFHPRRVGDERESLGAEALDAAVAAVRAAVPGLEISCSTQEDIDLGGAASRVEAIRLWSQPPDLVSLNLVQDDAVPLGTALLERGVGIEAGVFSVADAEALLAAPWAARVHRVLVEILDEEDDGDAAVAQAREVDALVAPLGRPRLWHAQGRATWAVVGAARALGLDVRVGFEDVLAGRDGRPAVSNAEQVRDVLAL, encoded by the coding sequence ATGTTGATCCAGGTGGCGATGAACGGCGATCGGTCCCGGAGCGAGCATCCGGCGATCCCGATCACCCCGGCCGAGCTGGCCGCCGATGCCGCCGCGTGCTGGGCGGCGGGCGCGCGGTCGGTGCACTTCCACCCGCGCCGGGTCGGCGACGAGCGCGAGAGCCTCGGTGCCGAGGCCCTCGACGCGGCGGTCGCGGCGGTGCGCGCCGCGGTGCCGGGCCTCGAGATCTCCTGCTCGACGCAGGAGGACATCGACCTCGGCGGGGCGGCGAGCCGCGTTGAGGCGATCCGCTTGTGGTCGCAGCCGCCCGACCTCGTGTCGCTGAACCTCGTCCAGGACGACGCGGTGCCGCTGGGTACCGCGCTGCTGGAGCGCGGCGTCGGCATCGAGGCGGGCGTGTTCAGCGTCGCCGACGCCGAGGCGCTGCTGGCCGCGCCGTGGGCGGCGCGCGTGCACCGCGTGCTGGTCGAGATCCTCGACGAGGAGGACGACGGCGACGCGGCCGTCGCGCAGGCCCGCGAGGTCGACGCGCTCGTCGCGCCGCTGGGCCGCCCGCGGCTCTGGCACGCCCAGGGGCGCGCGACCTGGGCGGTCGTCGGCGCGGCGCGCGCGCTCGGCCTGGACGTGCGCGTGGGCTTCGAGGACGTGCTCGCCGGCCGCGACGGGCGGCCGGCGGTGAGCAACGCCGAGCAGGTGCGCGACGTCCTGGCCCTGTGA
- a CDS encoding CU044_5270 family protein yields MTDELDLLRAWHPPTPVTALPASVAAAQARTRLDAHIAGAARRRTASAGAPRPHRRWWLLAAPGALAAAAATALVLTLGSGVENGTVAPKGAAAQALDRAADAAERAPAVAPFPTAQQFFYIKSEATYLDIGVLGRGRTIASLDTSTTETWQSAAHPGRQRSFAKTTRWPSAKARRAWIAAGRPALTGAAGPPAALPQATFYLGNEQLTYQQVRDFDQPAGAVYRRLRDHYVKGQGGNIDNELFTQVGDALRQQAAPPKLRAALYRTLALIPGVQYLGHVRDRLGRPAVGVARTDDATGAKTRHELLFDPQTSELLAEQEVMLSIPSGLRGLVAPGTVTGDAVYLRRAAVDRLGERP; encoded by the coding sequence ATGACCGACGAGCTGGACCTCCTCCGCGCCTGGCACCCGCCGACGCCCGTCACCGCGCTCCCCGCGAGCGTCGCGGCCGCCCAGGCGCGCACGCGCCTCGACGCCCACATCGCGGGCGCCGCCCGGCGGCGCACCGCCAGTGCCGGCGCGCCGCGCCCCCACCGGCGCTGGTGGCTGCTCGCCGCGCCCGGCGCGCTGGCCGCGGCGGCCGCCACGGCGCTGGTCCTGACGCTCGGCTCGGGCGTCGAGAACGGCACGGTCGCGCCCAAGGGCGCGGCCGCCCAGGCGCTGGACCGCGCCGCCGACGCCGCCGAGCGCGCCCCGGCCGTCGCGCCGTTCCCGACCGCGCAGCAGTTCTTCTACATCAAGTCCGAGGCGACCTACCTGGACATCGGCGTGCTCGGCAGGGGCCGGACGATCGCGTCGCTCGACACCAGCACGACCGAGACCTGGCAGAGCGCGGCGCATCCCGGCCGGCAGCGCAGCTTCGCCAAGACGACCCGCTGGCCGTCCGCCAAGGCCAGGCGCGCGTGGATCGCCGCCGGGCGCCCGGCCCTCACCGGCGCCGCCGGCCCGCCCGCCGCGCTCCCGCAGGCGACCTTCTATCTCGGCAACGAGCAGCTCACTTACCAGCAGGTCCGCGACTTCGACCAGCCCGCCGGCGCCGTCTACCGCCGCCTGCGCGACCACTACGTCAAGGGCCAGGGCGGCAACATCGACAACGAGCTCTTCACCCAGGTCGGCGACGCGCTGCGCCAGCAGGCCGCGCCACCCAAGCTGCGCGCGGCGCTCTACCGCACGCTGGCGCTGATCCCCGGCGTCCAGTACCTCGGCCACGTCCGCGACCGCCTCGGCCGCCCCGCCGTCGGCGTCGCGCGCACCGACGACGCCACCGGCGCCAAGACCCGCCACGAGCTGCTGTTCGACCCGCAGACGTCCGAGCTGCTCGCCGAGCAGGAGGTCATGCTCAGCATCCCGTCCGGCCTGCGCGGCCTCGTCGCACCGGGCACGGTCACCGGCGACGCCGTCTACCTGCGCCGCGCGGCCGTGGACCGGCTCGGGGAACGTCCGTAA
- a CDS encoding epoxide hydrolase family protein, whose protein sequence is MAAEPFEVSITEAEIADLRERLRRTRWPEAEPVDDWSQGAPLAYVQELCRVWAEDYDFGFAERVNVFPQFRDTVDGLGIHFLHVRSPEPDAFPLVVTHGWPGSVLEFLDIIGPLTDPRAHGGDPADAFHVVAPSLPGYGWSDKPSATGWGVERIARAWDMLMVSLGYERYGAQGGDWGSAVSGALGEVAPERVAGVHVNLGSVKAGAFDDPTPSEQANLAAEKEFARTGRGYSALQASRPQTLGYALTDSPAGQAAWIAEKLWAWTDNDGHPEDAVTRQQILDEISVYWFTASATSSARLYWESFRSFRDQVTAPSGLSVYPRDITRPSRREAELRFTDLRWFEELPRGGHFAAMEQPESLVEQVRGFFRLVR, encoded by the coding sequence GTGGCCGCCGAGCCGTTCGAGGTCAGCATCACCGAAGCCGAGATCGCCGATCTGCGTGAGCGATTGAGGCGGACGCGGTGGCCGGAGGCCGAGCCGGTGGATGACTGGTCGCAGGGCGCCCCGCTGGCCTACGTGCAGGAGCTGTGCCGCGTGTGGGCCGAGGACTACGACTTCGGGTTCGCCGAGCGGGTCAACGTGTTCCCGCAGTTCCGCGACACGGTCGACGGGCTGGGGATCCACTTCCTGCACGTTCGCTCGCCGGAGCCGGACGCGTTCCCGCTGGTCGTCACACACGGCTGGCCGGGCTCGGTGCTCGAGTTCCTGGACATCATCGGCCCGCTCACCGACCCGCGCGCGCACGGCGGCGACCCGGCGGATGCGTTCCACGTCGTCGCGCCGTCGCTGCCCGGATACGGCTGGAGCGACAAGCCGTCGGCGACCGGCTGGGGCGTCGAGCGGATCGCGCGCGCGTGGGACATGTTGATGGTGTCGCTCGGCTACGAGCGCTACGGCGCCCAGGGCGGCGACTGGGGCTCGGCGGTCTCCGGCGCGCTCGGTGAGGTCGCGCCGGAGCGGGTCGCCGGCGTGCACGTCAACCTCGGCTCCGTCAAGGCGGGCGCGTTCGACGACCCGACGCCGTCCGAGCAGGCGAACCTCGCCGCCGAGAAGGAGTTCGCGCGCACCGGCCGCGGCTACTCGGCGCTGCAGGCGTCCCGGCCCCAGACGCTCGGCTACGCCCTCACCGACTCCCCCGCCGGCCAGGCCGCCTGGATCGCCGAGAAGCTCTGGGCCTGGACCGACAACGACGGCCACCCCGAGGACGCGGTGACGCGGCAGCAGATCCTCGACGAGATCTCGGTCTACTGGTTCACCGCGTCCGCCACGTCGTCGGCGCGCCTGTACTGGGAGAGCTTCCGCAGCTTCCGCGACCAGGTCACCGCGCCGTCCGGCCTGTCGGTCTACCCGCGCGACATCACCCGCCCCTCGCGCCGCGAGGCCGAGCTGCGGTTCACCGACCTGCGCTGGTTCGAGGAGCTGCCCCGCGGCGGCCACTTCGCCGCCATGGAGCAGCCGGAGTCGCTGGTCGAGCAGGTGCGCGGGTTCTTCCGGCTTGTCCGCTGA
- a CDS encoding DUF389 domain-containing protein: MTTGDEAGAVAPGAGAGAGWRRRVLTGELRSEDEIRDAVFLFSGDVFAKQSRFWLLLMVSAVIATAGIIGDSTATVIGAMIVAPLGTPIQGIAAGIADGDGRQLGLSAALVVGAGVAVILLAALMAVVLPELHAPADNSQITARVSPTIVDLVAAAATGMAGAFAVSRRDIGDILPGVAIAISLVPPLAVVGVTAVEGDWHGALGALLLFATNVLAIVVVGTVVFGAVAGLRGEARPRRAYAVVGLAAVVVVGALAAVTTQTVRLSNWRDAGGRIAASWAREHGERLLQTRFEGDQLVFVVEGRGTAADDAQLPGRLGGTIPAGTTVVVNRVDGNRHGAGTVP; the protein is encoded by the coding sequence ATGACCACGGGAGACGAGGCGGGAGCGGTCGCGCCGGGCGCGGGCGCTGGAGCCGGCTGGCGGCGGCGGGTCCTGACGGGCGAGCTGCGCAGCGAGGACGAGATCCGCGATGCGGTGTTCCTCTTCAGCGGCGACGTGTTCGCCAAGCAGAGCCGGTTCTGGCTGTTGTTGATGGTGTCGGCGGTGATCGCGACGGCGGGCATCATCGGCGACTCGACCGCGACGGTGATCGGGGCGATGATCGTCGCGCCGCTGGGGACGCCGATCCAGGGGATCGCGGCCGGGATCGCCGACGGCGACGGGCGCCAGCTCGGGCTGTCGGCCGCGCTGGTCGTCGGCGCGGGCGTCGCGGTGATCCTGCTGGCCGCGCTGATGGCGGTCGTCCTGCCGGAGCTGCACGCGCCCGCCGACAACTCGCAGATCACCGCGCGGGTCTCGCCGACGATCGTCGACCTCGTCGCGGCGGCCGCGACCGGGATGGCGGGCGCGTTCGCGGTCTCGCGGCGCGACATCGGCGACATCCTGCCGGGCGTCGCGATCGCGATCTCGCTGGTGCCGCCGCTGGCGGTCGTGGGGGTGACGGCGGTCGAGGGCGACTGGCACGGCGCGCTCGGCGCGCTGCTGCTGTTCGCGACCAACGTGCTGGCGATCGTGGTCGTCGGCACGGTCGTGTTCGGCGCGGTCGCCGGGCTGCGCGGCGAGGCGCGCCCGCGCCGCGCCTACGCGGTGGTCGGCCTGGCGGCCGTGGTGGTCGTCGGCGCGCTGGCGGCCGTCACGACCCAGACCGTCCGGCTGTCGAACTGGCGCGACGCGGGCGGCCGGATCGCGGCGAGTTGGGCGCGGGAGCACGGCGAGCGGCTGCTGCAGACGCGCTTCGAGGGCGACCAGCTCGTGTTCGTCGTCGAGGGCCGCGGCACCGCGGCCGACGACGCCCAGCTCCCCGGCCGCCTGGGCGGGACGATCCCGGCCGGGACGACCGTCGTCGTCAACCGCGTGGACGGCAACCGCCACGGCGCGGGCACGGTCCCGTAG
- a CDS encoding peroxiredoxin: protein MSLTIGDTAPDFTAQTTEGEIQFHDWIGDGWAVLFSHPRAFTPVCTTELGYMASIKPDFDSRGVKIIAISTDPAEGSAEWSRDIAASQGAEVNYPIIADTDHAISKAYGMLGADVSGDPTDRTAAQNATLRNVFVVGPDKKIKLVLIYPMTTGRNFDEVLRVIDSLQLTSKHQLATPAQWQPGDDVIIAGSVSDEVARERYPDGWETPLPYIRIVPAP from the coding sequence ATGAGCCTGACCATCGGCGATACCGCCCCCGACTTCACCGCCCAGACCACCGAAGGCGAGATCCAGTTCCACGACTGGATCGGCGACGGCTGGGCCGTCCTGTTCTCGCACCCCCGCGCGTTCACCCCCGTGTGCACGACCGAGCTGGGGTACATGGCCTCGATCAAGCCCGACTTCGACAGCCGCGGCGTCAAGATCATCGCCATCTCGACCGACCCGGCCGAAGGCAGCGCCGAGTGGTCCAGGGACATCGCCGCCTCCCAGGGCGCCGAGGTCAACTACCCCATCATCGCCGACACCGACCACGCGATCAGCAAGGCCTACGGGATGCTCGGGGCCGACGTGTCCGGCGACCCGACCGACCGCACCGCCGCCCAGAACGCGACGCTGCGCAACGTCTTCGTCGTCGGGCCCGACAAGAAGATCAAGTTGGTGTTGATCTACCCGATGACCACCGGCCGCAACTTCGACGAGGTCCTGCGCGTCATCGACTCCCTGCAGCTGACGAGCAAGCACCAGCTCGCCACGCCGGCGCAGTGGCAGCCGGGCGACGACGTGATCATCGCCGGCTCGGTCTCCGACGAGGTGGCCAGGGAGCGCTACCCCGACGGCTGGGAGACGCCGCTGCCCTACATCCGGATCGTCCCCGCCCCGTAG
- a CDS encoding TetR/AcrR family transcriptional regulator, producing the protein MAETEQKPRERLLSTARELFYGEGIHTVPVDRLVTEAGVTRATFYRHFPTKEHLVEAYLRATDADLRAAVDAAVAGSDPQASLAALLDLIGHTTNTPGFRGCHFINAAAEYPDPEDPVRVAIDDHRTWFQEVVTELAANVGHPDPVYAGHVLVLLHDGALAGAQLDDPRIVRTTVIRAARDLLGITQEA; encoded by the coding sequence ATGGCCGAGACCGAGCAGAAGCCCCGTGAGCGCCTCCTCTCCACCGCGCGCGAGCTCTTCTACGGCGAGGGGATCCACACCGTCCCGGTCGACCGGCTGGTCACCGAGGCGGGCGTGACGCGCGCGACGTTCTACCGCCACTTCCCCACCAAGGAGCACCTCGTCGAGGCCTACCTTCGCGCCACCGACGCCGACCTGCGCGCCGCGGTCGACGCCGCCGTCGCGGGCTCCGACCCGCAGGCGAGCCTCGCCGCGCTCCTGGACCTCATCGGCCACACGACCAACACGCCCGGCTTCCGCGGCTGCCACTTCATCAACGCCGCGGCCGAGTACCCGGACCCCGAGGACCCGGTGCGCGTCGCGATCGACGACCACCGCACCTGGTTCCAGGAGGTCGTGACCGAGCTGGCCGCCAACGTCGGCCATCCGGATCCGGTCTACGCCGGCCACGTCCTGGTCCTCCTCCACGATGGCGCGCTCGCCGGCGCGCAGCTGGACGACCCCAGGATCGTGCGCACCACCGTCATCCGCGCCGCCCGCGACCTGCTGGGCATCACGCAGGAAGCCTGA